The Montipora capricornis isolate CH-2021 chromosome 6, ASM3666992v2, whole genome shotgun sequence genome has a window encoding:
- the LOC138051315 gene encoding uncharacterized protein isoform X3, giving the protein MAQHKLVFHAIKAERILCQLQQCILPVGSMFEGSHIVECPTNGVVSQEMDFMVILPDVTATETEDGVLQLVSVEECNPGYANLKVMDATRITLQDIPVVQERASDPLSMFYEVYNDELFLSHKLVRVFERRVEYAVSRAVGTKFKKGLDLGMKRKTIDDFYPVMTIFLKEPIHCLIWPDPMAWPDSALGALFDTLSVIQGCQNDLNWQNQIIDIAPAILCDVPVAVKDEWLKRKRCWPNQELVEKISRLQCYLMAKPHPFTTNRLLEWRFSFSSAELLLSSVIKPWQKQCLMVLKALRRKHLQKPKVIASYHLKTVLFRVLECLPERHLRESVSRGAFLVKLLGELISCVRHKNLPNFFIPQNNMFRHYENKDLETVLARLEDMRENLLLYLTDDLFTTSPTEEREEKEFQETYWGVI; this is encoded by the coding sequence ATGGCTCAACATAAGTTGGTTTTTCATGCAATAAAAGCAGAGAGAATATTATGCCAATTGCAACAGTGTATTCTTCCAGTGGGGAGCATGTTTGAGGGTTCGCACATTGTGGAGTGCCCAACCAATGGTGTTGTCTCACAAGAAATGGATTTTATGGTCATTTTACCAGATGTAACTGCAACTGAAACAGAAGATGGAGTTTTACAGCTTGTCTCTGTCGAAGAATGCAATCCAGGGTATGCTAATCTTAAAGTAATGGATGCCACACGCATCACCTTACAGGACATCCCAGTGGTTCAAGAACGAGCAAGTGATCCATTGTCGATGTTTTACGAAGTCTACAATGATGAACTATTTCTTTCACACAAATTAGTGCGGGTGTTTGAGAGACGTGTGGAGTATGCAGTTTCCAGAGCTGTTGGAACGAAGTTTAAAAAAGGTCTTGATCTGGGCATGAAGAGAAAAACCATTGACGACTTTTATCCAGTTATGACTATATTCCTCAAGGAACCAATCCATTGTTTGATTTGGCCAGATCCAATGGCATGGCCTGATTCTGCTTTAGGTGCATTGTTTGACACTCTGTCAGTAATTCAAGGCTGTCAAAATGATCTTAATTGGCAAAATCAAATCATAGACATAGCACCAGCCATATTGTGTGATGTTCCAGTAGCTGTAAAAGATGAATGGCTCAAGCGAAAACGATGCTGGCCCAACCAGGAACTGGTAGAAAAAATCTCCCGGCTACAGTGTTACTTAATGGCAAAGCCACATCCATTCACCACAAACAGGTTATTGGAATGGAGATTTAGCTTCAGTTCAGCAGAACTTCTTCTCAGTTCTGTTATCAAACCTtggcaaaaacagtgtttgatGGTATTGAAAGCATTGCGAAGAAAACATCTCCAGAAACCAAAAGTTATAGCTTCATATCACTTAAAAACTGTGCTGTTTCGTGTTTTAGAGTGCTTGCCAGAGAGGCATCTGAGAGAATCTGTTAGTAGGGGGGCTTTTTTAGTAAAGCTCCTTGGTGAACTAATATCTTGTGTGAGACACAAGAACTTGCCTAACTTTTTTATCCCCCAAAATAATATGTTCCGTCATTACGAAAACAAAGACCTTGAGACAGTTTTGGCAAGACTTGAAGATATGAGGGAAAATTTACTGTTATATCTCACAGATGATCTCTTCACAACTTCACCAAcagaggaaagagaagaaaaagaattCCAAGAAACATACTGGGGAGTTATTTAA
- the LOC138053114 gene encoding UPF0711 protein C18orf21 homolog, with translation MESIESIESDTRKCSVVQHLWRLAMQCSQQNPALSRFYRSEIGKSIGDDYDLTLKYCQHCFELFSAENCRVRALTKHRKTKKQKQTRVNNKEEKNYHKRHGEFMRLPRNANHVSVFCKKCGKHSFHTGHLRSETSNTPQSSRTTNASNVHNLVLSTPGNTSLDKDGNAISSKSGNMRQRRRIGKLKRILQHQSAGTGESSSLQDFLSSL, from the coding sequence ATGGAGTCGATCGAGTCGATCGAGTCCGATACAAGAAAATGTTCAGTTGTTCAACACTTATGGAGGTTGGCCATGCAGTGTTCGCAACAAAATCCTGCATTATCACGGTTTTACCGCAGCGAAATTGGAAAATCAATTGGTgatgattatgacttgacgctGAAATATTGCCAGCACTGTTTTGAATTGTTTTCGGCTGAAAACTGTCGCGTGAGAGCTCTTACAAAGCAtcgcaaaacaaagaaacaaaaacagacgAGGGTCAAcaacaaagaagaaaagaacTACCACAAGAGACATGGAGAATTTATGAGGCTTCCACGAAACGCGAACCACGTCAGCGTGTTCTGTAAGAAGTGTGGTAAACATTCCTTTCACACAGGCCATCTAAGATCAGAGACATCCAACACCCCTCAGTCAAGTAGGACAACCAATGCATCTAATGTCCACAATTTGGTGTTGTCAACTCCAGGAAACACTAGCTTGGATAAAGATGGCAATGCTATTTCATCAAAATCTGGAAATATGCGACAAAGAAGGCGCATAGGTAAACTTAAGAGAATCTTGCAACACCAATCTGCTGGAACAGGTGAAAGCTCGAGTTTACAAGATTTTTTGTCAAGTTTGTAA
- the LOC138051315 gene encoding uncharacterized protein isoform X2 yields MWLTISTIGLTLVFASSLLVFVYWITKRQESKKQDEELERALFKYENFLLLNMAQHKLVFHAIKAERILCQLQQCILPVGSMFEGSHIVECPTNGVVSQEMDFMVILPDVTATETEDGVLQLVSVEECNPGYANLKVMDATRITLQDIPVVQERASDPLSMFYEVYNDELFLSHKLVRVFERRVEYAVSRAVGTKFKKGLDLGMKRKTIDDFYPVMTIFLKEPIHCLIWPDPMAWPDSALGALFDTLSVIQGCQNDLNWQNQIIDIAPAILCDVPVAVKDEWLKRKRCWPNQELVEKISRLQCYLMAKPHPFTTNRLLEWRFSFSSAELLLSSVIKPWQKQCLMVLKALRRKHLQKPKVIASYHLKTVLFRVLECLPERHLRESVSRGAFLVKLLGELISCVRHKNLPNFFIPQNNMFRHYENKDLETVLARLEDMRENLLLYLTDDLFTTSPTEEREEKEFQETYWGVI; encoded by the coding sequence GATAACCAAAAGACAGGAGTCCAAGAAACAGGATGAAGAACTCGAGAGGGCTCTATTCAAGTATGAAAATTTCCTTTTGCTCAACATGGCTCAACATAAGTTGGTTTTTCATGCAATAAAAGCAGAGAGAATATTATGCCAATTGCAACAGTGTATTCTTCCAGTGGGGAGCATGTTTGAGGGTTCGCACATTGTGGAGTGCCCAACCAATGGTGTTGTCTCACAAGAAATGGATTTTATGGTCATTTTACCAGATGTAACTGCAACTGAAACAGAAGATGGAGTTTTACAGCTTGTCTCTGTCGAAGAATGCAATCCAGGGTATGCTAATCTTAAAGTAATGGATGCCACACGCATCACCTTACAGGACATCCCAGTGGTTCAAGAACGAGCAAGTGATCCATTGTCGATGTTTTACGAAGTCTACAATGATGAACTATTTCTTTCACACAAATTAGTGCGGGTGTTTGAGAGACGTGTGGAGTATGCAGTTTCCAGAGCTGTTGGAACGAAGTTTAAAAAAGGTCTTGATCTGGGCATGAAGAGAAAAACCATTGACGACTTTTATCCAGTTATGACTATATTCCTCAAGGAACCAATCCATTGTTTGATTTGGCCAGATCCAATGGCATGGCCTGATTCTGCTTTAGGTGCATTGTTTGACACTCTGTCAGTAATTCAAGGCTGTCAAAATGATCTTAATTGGCAAAATCAAATCATAGACATAGCACCAGCCATATTGTGTGATGTTCCAGTAGCTGTAAAAGATGAATGGCTCAAGCGAAAACGATGCTGGCCCAACCAGGAACTGGTAGAAAAAATCTCCCGGCTACAGTGTTACTTAATGGCAAAGCCACATCCATTCACCACAAACAGGTTATTGGAATGGAGATTTAGCTTCAGTTCAGCAGAACTTCTTCTCAGTTCTGTTATCAAACCTtggcaaaaacagtgtttgatGGTATTGAAAGCATTGCGAAGAAAACATCTCCAGAAACCAAAAGTTATAGCTTCATATCACTTAAAAACTGTGCTGTTTCGTGTTTTAGAGTGCTTGCCAGAGAGGCATCTGAGAGAATCTGTTAGTAGGGGGGCTTTTTTAGTAAAGCTCCTTGGTGAACTAATATCTTGTGTGAGACACAAGAACTTGCCTAACTTTTTTATCCCCCAAAATAATATGTTCCGTCATTACGAAAACAAAGACCTTGAGACAGTTTTGGCAAGACTTGAAGATATGAGGGAAAATTTACTGTTATATCTCACAGATGATCTCTTCACAACTTCACCAAcagaggaaagagaagaaaaagaattCCAAGAAACATACTGGGGAGTTATTTAA